In the Malaya genurostris strain Urasoe2022 chromosome 1, Malgen_1.1, whole genome shotgun sequence genome, one interval contains:
- the LOC131425687 gene encoding uncharacterized protein LOC131425687 isoform X1 — protein sequence MSYMVAPNIEPYRKGQSFATWIKRLAVHFRVNKVKDNEKKDQMFILGGDFLFSMAEKLYPTEAMMDEVSYDVLVQKLKERLDKTDSVLLRRYNFGTKVQQPGESASDFIFSLKLQAEHCEFGEQKNRLILDRILVGLSDGSLKHRLFTEDSSKLTLEQAENIIATWEMAATHSKALTNSDVDLVASLDTRYPLTQGRGAVIQRMRRAQQNFHGSVKSRLGVRPEIRPAEDSQRVQFHSQRFEHRDSSASSARGQYKMDDQQWPIDQRICYHCGRRGHVRRKCYKWKNESGKTVNRVDAQECITSANHSAEPLDSLRIQDSDSDGNISDHGWKRGDYYGSSKPNKNRYE from the coding sequence ATGTCCTACATGGTGGCCCCTAATATTGAACCTTACCGCAAGGGCCAATCTTTTGCTACGTGGATTAAGCGTTTAGCGGTTCATTTTCGTGTCAACAAAGTTAAAGATAATGAAAAAAAGGATCAGATGTTCATCTTGGGAGGAGATTTTTTGTTCAGTATGGCAGAAAAACTCTACCCCACAGAAGCAATGATGGATGAAGTGTCGTATGATGTATTAGTGCAAAAACTTAAGGAGAGACTTGATAAAACTGATTCAGTCTTGCTCCGAAGATATAATTTTGGCACAAAGGTGCAACAACCGGGAGAATCGGCAAGCGATTTTATATTTTCGTTAAAACTCCAAGCGGAGCATTGCGAATTTGGGGagcaaaaaaatcgtcttattcttGATCGTATTTTGGTTGGGTTGTCTGATGGCTCGCTTAAGCATCGTCTTTTTACGGAGGATAGCTCCAAGTTGACGCTTGAACAGGCGGAGAATATTATCGCTACGTGGGAAATGGCGGCTACTCATTCAAAAGCTTTAACGAACAGCGATGTCGATTTGGTAGCTTCACTGGACACTAGGTACCCTTTGACTCAAGGTAGAGGTGCGGTTATTCAACGGATGAGGAGAGCTCAGCAAAATTTTCACGGTTCGGTAAAAAGTCGGCTTGGTGTTCGACCTGAAATACGACCGGCGGAAGATAGTCAGAGAGTACAGTTTCACTCACAGCGTTTTGAACATCGTGATTCGTCGGCTAGTTCAGCTCGTGGTCAATACAAAATGGACGACCAACAATGGCCGATTGATCAGCGTATCTGCTATCATTGCGGACGTAGAGGACATGTGCGAAGGAAATGCTACAAGTGGAAGAACGAGAGCGGCAAGACGGTTAATCGTGTTGACGCACAGGAATGTATTACCAGTGCAAACCATTCAGCAGAACCATTAGATAGCTTGAGGATCCAAGATTCGGACTCAGATGGTAATATCTCAG
- the LOC131425687 gene encoding uncharacterized protein LOC131425687 isoform X2: protein MSYMVAPNIEPYRKGQSFATWIKRLAVHFRVNKVKDNEKKDQMFILGGDFLFSMAEKLYPTEAMMDEVSYDVLVQKLKERLDKTDSVLLRRYNFGTKVQQPGESASDFIFSLKLQAEHCEFGEQKNRLILDRILVGLSDGSLKHRLFTEDSSKLTLEQAENIIATWEMAATHSKALTNSDVDLVASLDTRYPLTQGRGAVIQRMRRAQQNFHGSVKSRLGVRPEIRPAEDSQRVQFHSQRFEHRDSSASSARGQYKMDDQQWPIDQRICYHCGRRGHVRRKCYKWKNESGKTVNRVDAQECITSANHSAEPLDSLRIQDSDSDDHGWKRGDYYGSSKPNKNRYE from the coding sequence ATGTCCTACATGGTGGCCCCTAATATTGAACCTTACCGCAAGGGCCAATCTTTTGCTACGTGGATTAAGCGTTTAGCGGTTCATTTTCGTGTCAACAAAGTTAAAGATAATGAAAAAAAGGATCAGATGTTCATCTTGGGAGGAGATTTTTTGTTCAGTATGGCAGAAAAACTCTACCCCACAGAAGCAATGATGGATGAAGTGTCGTATGATGTATTAGTGCAAAAACTTAAGGAGAGACTTGATAAAACTGATTCAGTCTTGCTCCGAAGATATAATTTTGGCACAAAGGTGCAACAACCGGGAGAATCGGCAAGCGATTTTATATTTTCGTTAAAACTCCAAGCGGAGCATTGCGAATTTGGGGagcaaaaaaatcgtcttattcttGATCGTATTTTGGTTGGGTTGTCTGATGGCTCGCTTAAGCATCGTCTTTTTACGGAGGATAGCTCCAAGTTGACGCTTGAACAGGCGGAGAATATTATCGCTACGTGGGAAATGGCGGCTACTCATTCAAAAGCTTTAACGAACAGCGATGTCGATTTGGTAGCTTCACTGGACACTAGGTACCCTTTGACTCAAGGTAGAGGTGCGGTTATTCAACGGATGAGGAGAGCTCAGCAAAATTTTCACGGTTCGGTAAAAAGTCGGCTTGGTGTTCGACCTGAAATACGACCGGCGGAAGATAGTCAGAGAGTACAGTTTCACTCACAGCGTTTTGAACATCGTGATTCGTCGGCTAGTTCAGCTCGTGGTCAATACAAAATGGACGACCAACAATGGCCGATTGATCAGCGTATCTGCTATCATTGCGGACGTAGAGGACATGTGCGAAGGAAATGCTACAAGTGGAAGAACGAGAGCGGCAAGACGGTTAATCGTGTTGACGCACAGGAATGTATTACCAGTGCAAACCATTCAGCAGAACCATTAGATAGCTTGAGGATCCAAGATTCGGACTCAGATG